A portion of the Candidatus Aminicenantes bacterium genome contains these proteins:
- a CDS encoding thiazole biosynthesis protein has translation MELDDIRISRAIIERWSAKLLDSLELDVALVGGGPSNLVCGAELGRLGFRTAVFESKLSPGGGMWGGGMMLNELVVQESALPLLERFGIRYREYGEGYFTADSVESTASLIAGCVQSGTRIFNLIQVEDVMFRDSNEERRVNGLVLNWSPVTRLGLHVDPLTVRSRFVVDGTGHDAEVCNIVARKIDACLDTRSGGVVGEMSMWAHRGEAWTIDNAGEVYPGLYVTGMAANAARGGPRMGPVFGGMLLSGEKIAAEMAHILRP, from the coding sequence ATGGAGTTGGACGACATCCGCATTTCCCGAGCCATAATCGAGCGCTGGTCCGCCAAGTTGTTGGATTCACTGGAACTGGATGTCGCGCTGGTGGGTGGAGGGCCTTCCAACCTGGTATGTGGTGCCGAGCTCGGGCGCCTCGGTTTCCGCACCGCGGTATTTGAATCCAAGCTCTCTCCCGGGGGCGGAATGTGGGGTGGGGGAATGATGCTCAACGAATTGGTGGTGCAGGAGAGTGCGCTGCCTTTGCTGGAGCGGTTCGGCATCCGTTACCGGGAATACGGGGAAGGATATTTCACGGCTGACAGCGTGGAGTCCACGGCCAGTCTGATTGCCGGTTGCGTACAGTCGGGTACTCGTATTTTCAACTTGATCCAAGTGGAAGATGTGATGTTCAGAGATAGTAACGAAGAACGGCGGGTCAACGGCCTGGTATTGAATTGGTCTCCCGTCACCCGCCTGGGTTTGCATGTCGATCCCCTAACAGTGCGTTCCCGGTTCGTCGTGGACGGTACCGGGCACGACGCGGAAGTCTGCAACATCGTGGCGCGCAAGATCGATGCTTGTCTGGATACCCGCAGCGGCGGCGTGGTCGGAGAGATGTCGATGTGGGCCCATCGTGGTGAAGCCTGGACCATTGACAACGCCGGCGAAGTTTACCCCGGCTTGTACGTAACCGGAATGGCCGCCAATGCGGCCAGGGGCGGTCCGCGCATGGGGCCTGTTTTCGGCGGAATGCTGCTGTCGGGGGAAAAGATCGCGGCGGAAATGGCCCATATCCTCAGGCCATGA